The window ACTAAAACGATAATAATTGTCAGAATAAAATTATATAAATTTCTTAATTTTACAAATAATGAGGTAATAATCTTCATATAATATTTTCGATTTTATTTTTTTAAGTTTTTTATTTAAAAATTAATATTTTTTTACTATAATAAAGTTATGGCAAATTATCGAAATTTAGTCTATAAAAAATACATTAAATCGGAGGTTATGAGTACATGGAGCAAAAAAAACGTTCATTTATGTTCTTTTTAAATCTTGGGCTTACATTTACTTTAGTTGGCATAATTATTTCTTTTTTCATATTTTCTTATGAGAAAAATTATAAAAAAGATGAGTTTTTGGTTCATGCCCAGGCAGCACCTGAAAAGACCGCATTTACAGATTCATTAGACGGAGCCTTAGCTGTAGAAAATGCTATAAGAGATGTAGTTGACAAAAATATGCCTGCTGTAGTTAATATATCTACAGAAATAGAAGCAGGTAATACTCAAGAAGACAGATATGCAGATGAATTCTTTAGATTTTTCTTCGGAGATCAAGTTCCTAGACAAAGAAGAAGCCAAAAATCTTTAGGAAGCGGTTTTATAATCAATGAAGAAGGATATGTACTTTCTAATTACCATGTTGTAAAGGGTGCTACTAAAATTATGATTACTCTTTACGGAGAGGACGGAGAACTTCCTGCCAAGTTAATAGGTTATGATGAGGCTTATGATTTAGCATTATTAAAAATAGAAGATGAAAACAGAACTTTCCCTTATGTTGCTTTAGGTGATAGTGATGCTATAGAGCCAGGTGAATTTGCTATTGCTATAGGAAACCCTTACGGACTTAATAATACTGTTACTTTTGGTATTGTAAGTGCTAAAGGAAGAAGCGATGTCGGTGCTAATAAATATCAAAGATATATACAAACTGATGTTGCTATAAATCCTGGTAACTCAGGAGGTCCTTTATTTAATATCCATGGTCAGGTTATAGGAATAAACACATTAATATACTCTACTTCAGGCGGAAGCATTGGTATAGGATTTGCTACTCCTATTAATCTTGCTACTTCAGTAATGACTGACTTAAAAGAAAACGGCAGAGTTACAAGAGGATATTTAGGTATATATTTACAAGATATTGATGAAAATCTTTCAAGAGGTTTGAATGTTAAGCAAAACAGCGGTGTTTATGTAAGCGAAGTTATACCTGATTCACCTGCTGCAAAAGGAGGCTTACAGGACGGCGATATTATAATAGAGTACGATGGTGAAAGAATGACTAAATCAGGAGATTTATTCAATAAAGTAGCAACTACCAAAGTAGGAAAAGAGGTTAATGTTAAATATTTAAGAAACGGAAGAGAAAGAAGCACTAAAATTACTATAGAAGCTAGAGTTGAAGATGAAGAAGTTGTACCTACAAGACAGTCTCAGAATAATTCACAAGGCAGCACTCGTTCTTGGATGGGTTTAGATGTTTCTAATATCACTCCTGAAATATCTCAAAGACTTCAGATAAGAAGCAATGAGAGAGGTGTTGTAGTTCTTAATATGACTCAGAACTCTAAAGCCTATCAATACGGACTTAGACCGGGAGATGTTATCAAAGCTATTAATGGTATAACAATATCAAATACTGATGATTACGATAACTTCGTAAAATCTTATGGTAATGATAAATCCTTTACAATAACTATAAAACGAGCAAGAATGACTTATGTTATAATTATAGAATAGTGCTTTAATAAAAGTTAATAAAAAGGAATTGCAGGTATTTGCCTGCAATTCTTTTTTTATATTCAATATCTTATATTAATTATGTTAACTATTTTTGTATTTTGTACTTGCATTCATAATTGATTTAATATATTATTAATGAAATATATTATTTGACAATAAAAATTTAAATTTTCATATATATAAATGTTCTTAAAAATAGGAGTAGCTAATCATGACACATTTAGAATTGAGAGAAAAATTTAAAGAGTTTTTTAAAAGCAAAAAGCATGCTATAGAGAAATCATCATCTCTTATACCAATAGACGATCCTAGCCTATTATTTACAACAGCCGGAATGCTTCAATTCAAACCTTATTATGCCGGAATAAAGAAAGCCCCATATTCAAGAGTGGCAACTATACAAAAATGCTTCAGACTTTCTGATTTAGAAAATATAGGAAAAACAGCAAGACACCATACATTTTTTGAGATGTTCGGCAATTTCTGCTTTATGGGTGATTATTTCAAAAAAGAGGCTATTGAATTTGCTTGGGAATTTTCTACTCAGGTTATTAAACTTCCTATTGAAAGAATATATGTTTCTATTTATGAAAAAGATGACGATGCTTTTAAAATTTGGAATGAGCATATAGGGGTACCTAAAGAAAAGATTGTAAGACTTGGAAAAAAGGATAATTTCTGGGGACCTGCCGGCGATTCTGGAGCTTGCGGACCTTGCAGTGAGCTTTATATTGATATGGGAGAAGAAAAAGGATGCGGAAAGCCTGATTGTTTTGTAGGATGCGACTGTGAAAGATATTTAGAGTTTTGGAATTTAGTATTCAATGAGTTTTTTCAGGATACTGACGGCAACTTATCTCCTCTTCCGAATGTAGGTATAGATACAGGAATGGGACTTGAAAGATTATGCTATATTACTCAGGGTGTAGAAAGCAATTATCAAACTGATGTAATGAA of the Brachyspira hampsonii genome contains:
- a CDS encoding Do family serine endopeptidase → MEQKKRSFMFFLNLGLTFTLVGIIISFFIFSYEKNYKKDEFLVHAQAAPEKTAFTDSLDGALAVENAIRDVVDKNMPAVVNISTEIEAGNTQEDRYADEFFRFFFGDQVPRQRRSQKSLGSGFIINEEGYVLSNYHVVKGATKIMITLYGEDGELPAKLIGYDEAYDLALLKIEDENRTFPYVALGDSDAIEPGEFAIAIGNPYGLNNTVTFGIVSAKGRSDVGANKYQRYIQTDVAINPGNSGGPLFNIHGQVIGINTLIYSTSGGSIGIGFATPINLATSVMTDLKENGRVTRGYLGIYLQDIDENLSRGLNVKQNSGVYVSEVIPDSPAAKGGLQDGDIIIEYDGERMTKSGDLFNKVATTKVGKEVNVKYLRNGRERSTKITIEARVEDEEVVPTRQSQNNSQGSTRSWMGLDVSNITPEISQRLQIRSNERGVVVLNMTQNSKAYQYGLRPGDVIKAINGITISNTDDYDNFVKSYGNDKSFTITIKRARMTYVIIIE